In a single window of the Ciconia boyciana chromosome 7, ASM3463844v1, whole genome shotgun sequence genome:
- the SNORC gene encoding protein SNORC isoform X2 yields the protein MLFLREAMPYHRVLRLVLLTLCGILVPAVLTEYPQGPVPTLWNEPPELPSGAGPLDAATTTARLSDATAFPPYTSELEPEDTTHLHRLDARDGSLGPGAIGAIVIASLLGTSVLVALVVITLRKFSAS from the exons ATGCTCTTCCTGAGGGAAGCCATGCCCTACCACAGAGTCCTTCGTCTGGTCCTGCTAACGCTGTGTGGCATCCTGGTCCCTGCTGTGCTGACAG AGTATCCGCAGGGCCCAGTGCCCACCCTCTGGAACGAGCCCCCCGAGCTGCCCTCCGGAGCTGGCCCCTTGGATGCTGCCACCACCACAGCCCGGCTCTCAGATGCCACCGCCTTCCCCCCATACACCTCCGAGCTGGAGCCTGAGGACACCACCCACCTTCACCGGCTGGACGCCAGGGACG GCTCGCTGGGGCCCGGAGCTATCGGTGCCATTGTCATCGCCTCCCTCCTGGGTACGTCTGTGCTTGTGGCCTTGGTCGTCATCACGCTGAGAAAGTTCTCTGCCTCCTGA
- the SNORC gene encoding protein SNORC isoform X1 has translation MLFLREAMPYHRVLRLVLLTLCGILVPAVLTAEYPQGPVPTLWNEPPELPSGAGPLDAATTTARLSDATAFPPYTSELEPEDTTHLHRLDARDGSLGPGAIGAIVIASLLGTSVLVALVVITLRKFSAS, from the exons ATGCTCTTCCTGAGGGAAGCCATGCCCTACCACAGAGTCCTTCGTCTGGTCCTGCTAACGCTGTGTGGCATCCTGGTCCCTGCTGTGCTGACAG CAGAGTATCCGCAGGGCCCAGTGCCCACCCTCTGGAACGAGCCCCCCGAGCTGCCCTCCGGAGCTGGCCCCTTGGATGCTGCCACCACCACAGCCCGGCTCTCAGATGCCACCGCCTTCCCCCCATACACCTCCGAGCTGGAGCCTGAGGACACCACCCACCTTCACCGGCTGGACGCCAGGGACG GCTCGCTGGGGCCCGGAGCTATCGGTGCCATTGTCATCGCCTCCCTCCTGGGTACGTCTGTGCTTGTGGCCTTGGTCGTCATCACGCTGAGAAAGTTCTCTGCCTCCTGA